A single Arcobacter sp. FWKO B DNA region contains:
- the sppA gene encoding signal peptide peptidase SppA: MFSFIFRAIKSVFDFIQNYFKTVVFLTILLIMFYPSGEMPQRANLATVELSGPIVDSKDILEKIQKVKEDEYIKGVLFVVNSPGGAVAPSVEIAYAIKELKEIKPVVAYASGIMASGGYYASIWSDKIIANPGGMIGSIGVIFQSFNIEELITKIGIQTQTQKIGKYKESGTPFREWNDYEKDEINKVISQTYDMFVSDVSLARGLDPKNHESFADAHIFTSMGAKEVGLIDEVGTLSMAQGEIIKLSGVSDPIWTKEDKFEKFMEKLMQSTIQSVVKYFGSNLKSISDL; this comes from the coding sequence TTGTTTAGTTTTATTTTTAGAGCTATAAAATCAGTATTTGATTTTATTCAAAACTATTTCAAAACTGTTGTATTTTTAACTATTTTATTGATTATGTTTTATCCAAGTGGTGAAATGCCTCAAAGAGCCAACTTAGCCACAGTAGAGCTAAGTGGTCCAATAGTAGATAGCAAAGATATCTTAGAAAAAATACAAAAAGTTAAAGAAGATGAATATATAAAAGGGGTGCTTTTTGTAGTAAACTCTCCAGGTGGTGCAGTAGCTCCAAGTGTAGAAATAGCTTATGCTATAAAAGAGCTAAAAGAGATAAAACCAGTTGTTGCATATGCTAGTGGCATAATGGCAAGTGGTGGGTATTATGCATCTATATGGAGTGATAAAATCATAGCAAATCCAGGTGGAATGATAGGTAGTATTGGGGTTATTTTTCAAAGCTTTAATATTGAAGAACTTATTACAAAAATAGGTATTCAAACACAAACACAAAAAATAGGAAAATACAAAGAATCAGGCACACCTTTTAGAGAGTGGAATGACTATGAAAAAGATGAGATAAATAAAGTAATCTCTCAAACTTATGATATGTTTGTTTCTGATGTTAGTCTTGCTAGAGGACTAGATCCAAAAAATCACGAAAGTTTTGCAGATGCACATATATTTACTTCAATGGGAGCCAAAGAGGTAGGACTTATTGATGAAGTAGGAACTCTTAGTATGGCACAAGGTGAAATTATCAAACTTAGTGGTGTAAGTGATCCAATTTGGACTAAAGAAGACAAATTTGAAAAATTTATGGAAAAACTTATGCAAAGTACTATCCAAAGTGTTGTAAAATACTTCGGTTCAAATCTTAAATCAATTTCTGATTTATGA
- the hisC gene encoding histidinol-phosphate transaminase, producing MNFNSVLDSVSSYEAGKPIELVVREFGIDPKDVVKLASNENPYGTSPKVTAKLQEIAHKAFLYPDDSFFELKDALAKKFNVQSSNLIIGSGSDQVLEFCIHAKCSKDSKVLMSKTTFAMYEIYSKHVGATILRTPSHHHVLDEFREIYQNEGADIIFLCLPNNPLGECLDKEDVYKFLDEVAKDTLVILDCAYGEYAKYKDTKKEIVASDVIAKYPNVIYLGTFSKAYALGGMRVGYGIAGEEIIKTLHKIRPPFNITTLSLASAIEALKDEEFVSECIAKNFSQMSRYEEFAKEMNITYIPSYTNFITYYLEGMSSKEVAYALLKRGMIIRDLTSYGLNAIRITIGSQEQNSKFFTIFKEVISC from the coding sequence ATGAATTTTAATAGTGTTTTAGATAGTGTATCAAGCTATGAAGCTGGAAAGCCAATTGAGCTTGTTGTTAGAGAATTTGGTATAGATCCTAAAGATGTAGTAAAACTTGCATCAAATGAAAATCCATACGGAACTTCTCCAAAAGTTACTGCAAAATTGCAAGAAATCGCACATAAAGCGTTTTTATATCCAGATGATAGCTTCTTTGAATTAAAAGATGCTTTAGCAAAAAAATTTAATGTACAAAGCTCAAACCTAATAATAGGAAGTGGAAGTGATCAAGTATTAGAGTTTTGTATACATGCAAAATGTTCAAAAGACTCAAAAGTATTGATGAGTAAAACTACTTTTGCTATGTATGAGATATATTCAAAACATGTAGGTGCAACAATACTCAGAACTCCTAGCCATCACCATGTATTGGATGAATTTAGAGAGATTTATCAAAATGAAGGTGCAGATATAATCTTCCTTTGTCTTCCTAACAATCCTCTTGGAGAGTGTTTAGATAAAGAAGATGTATATAAATTTTTAGACGAAGTAGCTAAAGATACACTTGTAATCCTTGATTGTGCTTATGGTGAATATGCAAAATACAAAGATACAAAAAAAGAGATAGTTGCATCTGATGTAATAGCAAAATATCCAAATGTTATCTATCTTGGAACTTTTTCAAAAGCATATGCACTTGGTGGTATGAGAGTAGGATATGGTATAGCAGGTGAAGAAATAATAAAAACTCTACACAAAATAAGACCACCTTTTAATATCACAACACTTTCTCTTGCAAGTGCAATAGAAGCACTTAAAGATGAGGAATTTGTAAGTGAATGTATTGCAAAAAACTTTAGCCAAATGTCAAGATACGAAGAGTTTGCAAAGGAAATGAATATAACTTATATCCCAAGCTACACAAATTTTATCACATATTATCTTGAAGGGATGAGTTCAAAAGAAGTAGCTTATGCACTCCTAAAAAGAGGTATGATTATCAGAGATTTGACAAGCTATGGACTAAACGCTATTAGAATAACAATTGGTTCGCAAGAACAAAATAGTAAGTTTTTTACAATATTTAAAGAAGTAATAAGCTGCTGA